The Phosphitispora fastidiosa DNA segment CCAATAATCCGTCCCGCTGCAGCAATTCCACATTTTCACTGTCAAGCACAGCCCCGCCGCCGGTTGCAATAACCAGGTTGTCTTCACGGGTTATTCTCCTGACAGCCGCCTTCTCCTCGGAACGGAAGCGAATTTCCCCGTGTTTATCAAAAATATCACTAATACTCATTCCGGTTACTCTTTCAATTTCGTGGTCAGTATCTACAAATTTCATTCCCAGCCTTCTGGCCAGTTTTTTGCCAACTGTTGTTTTCCCTGTACCCATATAACCTATCAAAACCAAATTTGGCATCTTTACACCCGCTTTACATAATTAACATATGCATCATAATTCCGCTTCATCTCTGCCAGGCTGTCCCCGCCAAACTTCTCCGCAATTGACCTGGCAATTTCAAAACAAACCACAGCCTCACCAACTACCACCGCAGCAGGGACGGCACAAACATCGGACCTCTCAATGGAAGCCTCATAGGGTTCCTTTGTATGCATATCCACACTCCTGAGAGGTTTATACAGTGTCGGGATAGGTTTCATCACAGCCCGCAGCACCAGCGGCTCCCCGTTGGTAATCCCGCCCTCCAGGCCCCCGGCCCGGTTGGTATTCCTCCGGAACCCGTCTGAGTGGCTGTAAAACAGCTCATCATGCACCTGTGAGCCGGTCAGCCTTCCTGCCCGAAACCCAATGCCGAACTCCACACCTTTGATTGCCTGGATGCTCATTACTGCCTGGGCCAGCCTGCCGTCAAGCCTGCGGTCATACTGTACATGACTGCCCAGCCCGGGCGGCAGTCCGGTAACAATTATTTCAAAAATCCCACCCAGGGAATCACCATCATCCCGGCAGCGGTCAATTTCCTGCTTCATTTTAGCTTCTGTCGCACTGTCCGCACACAGTAACTCTGACTGGGCGGCCCTCTGAAAGATTTCTTCAGTATCACCGGGGATTTCACTAATTTCTATGCTCCCAATAACGGTTACATGACCAAATATCCTGATGCCAAACTGTTCCGCCAGGGCTCGTCCTGCTGTCCCGGCGGCCACTCTGGCAGCTGTCTCCCTGGCGCTGGCCCGTTCCAGGATGTTTCTGATGTCAGTATGACCGTATTTGAGGGCGCCGCCCAAGTCTGCATGCCCCGGCCTGGGTTTTGTCACCACCCGCTCATCAAGCCTGGCATCATCCCCGGGGGACATAACCTCAGACCAGTTAGCCCAGTCCCGGTTCTCGATAACCAAAGAAACGGGGCCCCCTGTAGAGAGGCCGCCTCTGACTCCGGCAGTTATGCTGACACGGTCTTTTTCAATTTTCATCCGGTCACCCCTGCCATACCCTCCCTGGCGTCGCGCTAACTGACTGTTTATGTAGTCCTCTGTCAGGGGAACTCCGGCCGGAAGCCCTTCAACTAATGCTGTCAAAGCCCTGCCGTGGGATTCCCCGGCTGTCAGGTATCTTAACAAATCTACCACTCCTGTAAAATAAAATAAAAATAGTAAATAACAACCTGAAACTCCGGTGTTATTTACTATTATGAAGTGATTTCGGCTTGTTGTCAATGTGTGGTTACTTCAACTCTACCAGTCCGAGATCGTTTACCTCAATCTGTTTAGCCGCACCACTGCTGTCCCGAAGAATAATCCTGTAAGGCCCGTTATCTGTATTCCCATTCTCATCCCAAGCATTTCCTTCAGGAGTGAAACTGAATTTGAGGTCTGACGAAAGTGTTGCTGAGATTGTTATTTCACGGTCCAGTACAACTATTTCCGTAACATTACTATAATCATGAGGCACAGAAGTAACGTCAACCTCACAAAGATAATATTCGCCCGGCTTAGTTTGGTCAATTAAAATACCATAATGTTTACTTTCCTCTTGTGCCATTGTTCTTATCATTCTGATGTCAGATATGAGTTCCCTGCTCTGACCGGTCAGGGATGCTGAATCAGCCCCGGATTTAAGCCCTGTAGCTATGACTACGGCAGAAATAATGCCAAGTAAAACTAATGCCACCATTATTTCAACAAAGGTAAAACCTCTTTCATTACCAAAAATACGTCTCATGTCTTCGCCCCTCTCTTTCTATACAAAGGGGTTATTCTTTCCTTTTGCCGGTGACCTGGGAATGCTATCCTGGTTATTTAATGCAGAATTACCGGTTTTTGCCGAAAATACGCTTAATGATATATTGCCTTTAACATTGTTACCGTACTGATCGATTGACATTCCGTTGATATAAAGCAGTCTCTGCGGTTTTTCCAGTTTAGCCGCAAACTGCCGCAGTTGTGTATAAGTCCCGCTGATTTTTATGCTCACCGGAAGAATGCGGGTACCCGGAACAGCAGTGTTTTCCGCGAATTCTCCCGTATTGAATTCATTTACTGTTACCCCTGTTGCCACTGCATATGAATACAGCATATGTATAAGTCCGGCAGTTTCCCTGGTAACTGGCAGTTGTGCCCTTAGCACACCAACTTCTTTTTTCAGCTGCTCTGTATCTCCCTTTTGATCTTCAAGTCGTTTCTGTTCGCCTTCAAGTACAGCGAGTTTTTCTTCAAGGGCGGACAGTTCCAGTTTCCGGGCGGCCAGTTCCTGCCACACCGGCTGTACCAGGTATACATAAAATACCGCCACAAATGCAACTAAAATCCCGATTAATATAATGTTCTGTTCCCTTCTGCTTAATCCTGAAATCATTGCTTAATTCCCCCTTCCGCCGGGGTAATTACTAAATTGAAAACAACATAACCTGCCTTCTCATCCCTTACGCTTGCTTTTATGTACACATCATTAAGAATTTCGGAATCCAGCAGATTTGCCTGAAATTGAGCCACAACATCATAAGAAGGCGCTGTTCCCTTAATATCAATACTTCTGGGATTGACAGTCATATTCATTGACCTTAAGGTAACTAAAGGCGGCAGCAGCCTGGCAGCCTCATCCATGCACCTGGTCAGTACAGGCTTGGCGGCATCAATCTTCTGAATAGCCCCTTCCACTTCGGACTTCTCTTTCTTAAGCCGACTTAATTCGTCTGCAGCCGCTGACACCTGGGTTAGTTTTTCTATTTTGACCTTGTTTTCTTCAATTTTGGCCGCAGTCCTGTAGCTGAGAAAAAACATGCTCCCATAAGCAGCCGCAGACAATGCCAGGATAATAACACCAGCTATCACTAAAACCATGCTGGGGCCTTTCTTATCCTGTCTTTTTGTGTCTGCCGGCGGCGCTAAAAGGTTAATCCTGTTTTGCATTTATTCCACCTCACTTACTGCCAGTCCGACCACAACCGCAAGCGCTGAGCCGGCTTCTTTGATTTCTTTTTCCCTATGCTGCAGTTTGGGCGAAATATTCATCCTCTCTGCCGGGTTTAATACCTGGACTGGTAACTCAAGTTCATCACTTATTTGACCGGCCAGCCCCTTAAAG contains these protein-coding regions:
- a CDS encoding prepilin-type N-terminal cleavage/methylation domain-containing protein: MRRIFGNERGFTFVEIMVALVLLGIISAVVIATGLKSGADSASLTGQSRELISDIRMIRTMAQEESKHYGILIDQTKPGEYYLCEVDVTSVPHDYSNVTEIVVLDREITISATLSSDLKFSFTPEGNAWDENGNTDNGPYRIILRDSSGAAKQIEVNDLGLVELK
- a CDS encoding PilN domain-containing protein translates to MQNRINLLAPPADTKRQDKKGPSMVLVIAGVIILALSAAAYGSMFFLSYRTAAKIEENKVKIEKLTQVSAAADELSRLKKEKSEVEGAIQKIDAAKPVLTRCMDEAARLLPPLVTLRSMNMTVNPRSIDIKGTAPSYDVVAQFQANLLDSEILNDVYIKASVRDEKAGYVVFNLVITPAEGGIKQ
- a CDS encoding type 4a pilus biogenesis protein PilO — translated: MISGLSRREQNIILIGILVAFVAVFYVYLVQPVWQELAARKLELSALEEKLAVLEGEQKRLEDQKGDTEQLKKEVGVLRAQLPVTRETAGLIHMLYSYAVATGVTVNEFNTGEFAENTAVPGTRILPVSIKISGTYTQLRQFAAKLEKPQRLLYINGMSIDQYGNNVKGNISLSVFSAKTGNSALNNQDSIPRSPAKGKNNPFV
- the aroC gene encoding chorismate synthase, translating into MLRYLTAGESHGRALTALVEGLPAGVPLTEDYINSQLARRQGGYGRGDRMKIEKDRVSITAGVRGGLSTGGPVSLVIENRDWANWSEVMSPGDDARLDERVVTKPRPGHADLGGALKYGHTDIRNILERASARETAARVAAGTAGRALAEQFGIRIFGHVTVIGSIEISEIPGDTEEIFQRAAQSELLCADSATEAKMKQEIDRCRDDGDSLGGIFEIIVTGLPPGLGSHVQYDRRLDGRLAQAVMSIQAIKGVEFGIGFRAGRLTGSQVHDELFYSHSDGFRRNTNRAGGLEGGITNGEPLVLRAVMKPIPTLYKPLRSVDMHTKEPYEASIERSDVCAVPAAVVVGEAVVCFEIARSIAEKFGGDSLAEMKRNYDAYVNYVKRV
- a CDS encoding shikimate kinase, translated to MPNLVLIGYMGTGKTTVGKKLARRLGMKFVDTDHEIERVTGMSISDIFDKHGEIRFRSEEKAAVRRITREDNLVIATGGGAVLDSENVELLQRDGLLVCLEAKPEIIHERTKRKKTRPLLRTDDPLGKIIKMLADREPYYALASFRIDTSQRELDDVVEEVRRIFESYRKNRERQNS